The following proteins are encoded in a genomic region of Burkholderia gladioli:
- a CDS encoding MgtC/SapB family protein, translating to MLNNIELVSRLVLAAALGSVIGFERERLSWAAGLRTHMLVCVGSALIMIVSAFGFADVLGKPDIVLDPSRIAAQVVSGIGFLGAGSILMRGEIVRGLTTAASLWSVAAVGLAVGGGLYVAAIAATVIVLVILAGIKPLEKRYITVRQRRHMSLLVERGTLTFASLHAALGADSARVKQFIVQQSEENPECDDVTISLARVSPVEYQRISAQLRHLPGVQVFKEQEGATGAE from the coding sequence ATGCTCAACAACATCGAACTCGTCTCGCGGCTGGTGCTGGCCGCCGCCCTCGGCAGCGTCATCGGCTTCGAGCGCGAACGCCTGTCCTGGGCCGCCGGCCTGCGCACCCACATGCTGGTCTGCGTCGGCTCCGCGCTGATCATGATCGTTTCCGCATTCGGCTTTGCCGACGTGCTCGGCAAGCCCGATATCGTGCTCGATCCGTCGCGGATCGCCGCGCAGGTCGTATCGGGCATCGGCTTCCTCGGCGCCGGCTCGATCCTGATGCGCGGCGAGATCGTGCGCGGCCTGACCACGGCGGCCAGCCTCTGGTCGGTCGCGGCGGTGGGCCTGGCGGTGGGCGGCGGGCTCTACGTGGCGGCGATCGCGGCCACCGTGATCGTGCTGGTGATCCTGGCCGGCATCAAGCCGCTCGAGAAGCGCTACATCACCGTGCGCCAGCGCCGACACATGTCGCTGCTGGTCGAGCGCGGCACGCTGACCTTCGCCTCGCTGCATGCGGCGCTTGGCGCCGACAGCGCGCGCGTGAAGCAGTTCATCGTGCAGCAGAGCGAGGAAAACCCGGAATGCGACGACGTGACGATCTCGCTGGCGCGCGTGTCGCCGGTTGAATACCAGCGGATCTCGGCGCAGCTGCGGCATTTGCCGGGCGTGCAGGTGTTCAAGGAGCAGGAGGGCGCGACGGGCGCCGAGTGA
- a CDS encoding PaaI family thioesterase, producing the protein MTDIVDHARGALLAQPFSMLLGTELMTMGEDEVELCLPIRDELRQQHGFVHGGVISYLADNALTFAGALALGPRVVTGEYKINYLRPAMKGRLLARAKLLYGGRSQATCQCHVFVVDGKEERLVAVAQGTINRISEAREADTAQESAA; encoded by the coding sequence ATGACGGATATCGTGGATCACGCGCGCGGCGCGCTCCTGGCCCAGCCGTTCAGCATGCTGCTCGGCACGGAACTCATGACGATGGGCGAGGACGAGGTGGAGCTGTGCCTGCCGATCCGCGACGAGCTCAGGCAACAGCACGGCTTCGTGCACGGCGGCGTGATCAGCTACCTCGCCGACAATGCGCTGACCTTCGCGGGCGCGCTCGCGCTGGGCCCGCGCGTGGTCACCGGCGAATACAAGATCAACTACCTGCGCCCGGCCATGAAGGGCCGCCTGCTGGCGCGCGCCAAGCTGCTGTATGGCGGCCGCAGCCAGGCGACCTGCCAGTGTCACGTGTTCGTGGTGGACGGCAAGGAGGAGCGGCTGGTGGCCGTCGCGCAGGGCACCATCAACCGGATCAGCGAGGCACGCGAGGCCGACACGGCGCAGGAATCGGCGGCCTGA
- a CDS encoding AGE family epimerase/isomerase yields the protein MSATRPATVQAAELRRHFAEIVLPLWRGPGFDTGIGLPFEAVAPDTHAPLPVSRFRAMACARQLFVFAGAGELAHADALFDGLCRHFRDPRHDGWFYSVDAQGAPLDRNKDLYTHAFIVFACAGYFAASGNRDARRLAEHTAALIEDRFAPSAGEACLDAARAEDFSPLDGGPLQNPLMHLTEAWLAAGDAFGDRAFDDALLRTAGAVERHFVDGATGCVAELPLGTAGNRFEPGHQFEWYYLVSAAGQRLAETSLPDALERAYGFAERHGVDAATGGVCAATDASGACLDATQRIWAQTEYLRALATRGARPGSPDLALQIERFAARFLHPRGWYECKRADGEVSRADLPSTTPYHLATAYAALPGAA from the coding sequence ATGTCCGCTACCCGCCCCGCCACCGTCCAGGCCGCCGAACTGCGCCGGCATTTCGCGGAAATCGTGCTGCCGCTGTGGCGCGGCCCCGGTTTCGACACCGGCATCGGGCTTCCGTTCGAAGCCGTCGCGCCCGACACGCATGCGCCGCTGCCGGTCTCGCGCTTTCGCGCGATGGCCTGCGCGCGGCAGTTGTTCGTGTTCGCCGGAGCAGGCGAGTTGGCGCACGCGGACGCGCTGTTCGACGGATTGTGCCGTCATTTCCGCGATCCGCGCCACGACGGCTGGTTTTACAGCGTCGACGCGCAAGGCGCGCCGCTCGATCGCAACAAGGATCTCTACACCCACGCCTTCATCGTGTTCGCCTGCGCCGGCTACTTCGCCGCCTCCGGCAACCGTGACGCGCGCCGGCTCGCCGAGCACACCGCCGCGCTGATCGAGGACCGCTTCGCGCCGAGCGCGGGCGAGGCCTGCCTCGATGCCGCGCGCGCCGAGGATTTCTCGCCGCTCGACGGCGGCCCGCTGCAGAACCCGCTGATGCACCTGACCGAAGCCTGGCTCGCCGCCGGCGACGCGTTCGGCGACCGCGCCTTCGACGACGCGTTGCTGCGCACCGCCGGCGCGGTCGAGCGGCACTTCGTCGACGGCGCCACGGGCTGCGTCGCGGAGCTGCCGCTCGGCACGGCCGGCAACCGCTTCGAGCCGGGCCACCAGTTCGAGTGGTACTACCTGGTCAGCGCGGCCGGCCAGCGGCTCGCCGAGACGAGCCTGCCCGACGCGCTCGAACGCGCCTATGGGTTCGCCGAGCGGCATGGCGTCGATGCGGCGACGGGCGGCGTGTGCGCGGCCACCGACGCGAGCGGCGCCTGTCTCGACGCGACCCAGCGCATCTGGGCACAGACCGAATACCTGCGCGCGCTGGCCACGCGCGGCGCGCGACCCGGCTCGCCCGATCTCGCGCTGCAGATCGAGCGCTTCGCCGCCCGCTTCCTGCATCCGCGCGGCTGGTACGAGTGCAAGCGCGCGGACGGCGAGGTATCGCGCGCCGACCTGCCCTCCACCACGCCCTATCATCTGGCGACTGCCTACGCGGCCTTGCCCGGCGCGGCGTAA
- a CDS encoding CaiB/BaiF CoA transferase family protein — translation MNDAGLPLDGIEVLEFEGLGPAPLAGWMLAALGARVTLVARPGGRVGGPAGLSGQDGDLLRERKTVIECDLKAPASREAMLARVARADVLIEGYRPGVMERLGLGPFDCAARRPSLVYARMTGWGQQGPLAERAGHDLNYVALTGVLALAVKPGEPPVIPPTVIGDAGGALGLAFGIVSALLAARASGRGRVVDGAIVDVAAMLGALALWARERGQLGTPDAASLFHDAPFYAVYRCADGAYVSLAALEPAFYRQFVERFGLDGVTVEAQYERAAWPALKARFAAHFAGEPAAAWCARFEGSDACVAPVLDFEAAARHAHLVAREVYSPTGEGALRVRVAPRFTWLGDGGGAGETRATPRANSDEE, via the coding sequence ATGAACGACGCGGGCTTGCCGCTCGACGGCATCGAGGTGCTGGAATTCGAGGGGCTCGGGCCGGCGCCGCTGGCCGGCTGGATGCTGGCGGCGCTGGGCGCGCGCGTCACGCTGGTGGCGCGCCCGGGCGGGCGCGTCGGCGGACCGGCCGGTTTGAGCGGGCAGGATGGCGACCTGCTGCGCGAGCGCAAGACCGTGATCGAATGCGACCTGAAGGCGCCGGCTTCGCGCGAGGCGATGCTGGCGCGCGTCGCGCGCGCCGACGTGCTGATCGAGGGCTATCGGCCGGGCGTGATGGAGCGGCTCGGGCTCGGGCCGTTCGATTGCGCGGCGCGGCGGCCCTCGCTCGTTTATGCGCGCATGACGGGCTGGGGGCAGCAGGGGCCGCTCGCCGAGCGCGCCGGCCACGATCTCAACTACGTCGCGCTGACGGGCGTGCTCGCGCTGGCCGTGAAGCCGGGCGAGCCGCCGGTGATCCCGCCGACCGTGATCGGCGATGCGGGCGGCGCGCTGGGCCTGGCCTTCGGCATCGTCAGCGCGCTGCTGGCGGCGCGCGCTAGCGGACGTGGGCGCGTGGTGGACGGCGCGATCGTCGACGTGGCGGCGATGCTCGGCGCGCTGGCGCTGTGGGCGCGCGAGCGCGGCCAGTTGGGCACGCCCGATGCGGCTAGCCTGTTCCACGATGCGCCGTTCTATGCCGTCTATCGCTGCGCCGATGGCGCGTATGTCAGCCTGGCCGCGCTGGAGCCGGCCTTCTACCGGCAGTTCGTGGAGCGCTTCGGGCTCGACGGCGTGACGGTCGAGGCGCAATACGAGCGCGCCGCCTGGCCGGCCTTGAAGGCGCGCTTCGCCGCGCATTTCGCCGGCGAGCCGGCCGCCGCGTGGTGCGCGCGTTTCGAGGGCAGCGATGCCTGCGTGGCACCGGTGCTCGATTTCGAGGCGGCCGCGCGGCACGCGCACCTGGTCGCGCGCGAGGTTTATTCGCCCACGGGAGAGGGCGCGTTGCGCGTGCGCGTGGCGCCGCGTTTCACCTGGCTTGGCGATGGCGGCGGAGCGGGCGAGACTCGAGCGACGCCGCGCGCGAATTCGGATGAGGAATGA
- a CDS encoding HTH-type transcriptional regulator ArgP, giving the protein MDIDPRQAAAFLAVVETGSFEQASQRLHVTASAVTQRVRALETALGASLVLRTRPCRPTSAGMRLLQYLRRISLLQADLQADLGADHQSPVPVAIALNSDSLGTWFLPALSSILAGDRLLFEIVMEDQDHTFALLESGMTIGCVSTEPNPMRGCSATALGAMRYRLLAAATFAARWFPQGLNRKDARQVPVVAYSRRDTLSSSFLKKRLGLPDGAYPCHYVPGTHTHFQAVQHGLGYAMVPELLTLDRPLSEAGLVDLAPAHPLDVELYWHAWKVQSPSMASLSARVIKAARSLLRHEDRGIESE; this is encoded by the coding sequence ATGGACATCGATCCCCGACAGGCAGCGGCTTTCCTCGCCGTGGTCGAGACCGGCAGCTTCGAGCAGGCCAGTCAGCGCCTGCACGTGACGGCCTCGGCCGTCACGCAGCGCGTGCGCGCCCTGGAAACCGCGCTGGGTGCCTCGCTGGTGCTGCGCACCCGGCCATGCCGCCCGACCTCCGCCGGCATGCGCCTGCTGCAATACCTGAGGCGCATCTCGCTGCTGCAGGCCGACCTCCAGGCCGATCTTGGCGCCGACCATCAATCGCCCGTGCCGGTGGCCATCGCCCTGAATTCGGACAGCCTCGGCACCTGGTTCCTGCCGGCCCTGTCGTCGATCCTCGCCGGCGACCGGCTGCTGTTCGAGATCGTGATGGAGGACCAGGACCACACTTTCGCCTTGCTGGAGAGCGGCATGACGATCGGCTGCGTCTCGACCGAGCCGAACCCGATGCGCGGCTGCAGCGCCACCGCGCTCGGCGCGATGCGCTACCGCCTGCTGGCCGCCGCCACCTTCGCGGCGCGCTGGTTCCCCCAGGGACTCAACCGCAAGGACGCGCGGCAGGTGCCGGTGGTCGCCTATTCGCGGCGGGACACGCTGTCCTCCTCGTTCCTGAAGAAGCGGCTCGGCCTGCCGGACGGCGCTTATCCCTGCCACTACGTGCCCGGCACGCACACGCATTTCCAGGCGGTCCAGCACGGGCTCGGTTATGCGATGGTTCCCGAGCTGCTGACGCTCGACCGGCCCTTGTCCGAAGCCGGGCTGGTCGATCTCGCGCCGGCGCATCCGCTCGACGTCGAGTTGTACTGGCATGCGTGGAAGGTCCAGTCGCCGAGCATGGCGTCGCTGTCGGCGCGCGTGATCAAGGCCGCGCGCAGCCTGCTGCGACACGAGGATCGAGGCATCGAATCGGAATGA
- a CDS encoding trimeric intracellular cation channel family protein, with the protein MHILYLIAITAEAMSGAMMAMQRRMDRFGLAFVGSVTALGGGTVRDVILGHYPLVWIEQPGYLLVTFGAATLCSWMVRHLAKLRAVFLMVDALGLAAFSIIGSDVAASVSGNAIVIVLSGVITGVCGGMLRDLLCNEVPLVLREELYASVAALTATLYIVMQKVGMPIEIATVAALLAGFATRMLSLKYGWRMKAFDTSVRD; encoded by the coding sequence ATGCACATCCTCTACCTCATCGCGATCACCGCCGAAGCCATGTCGGGCGCCATGATGGCCATGCAGCGCAGGATGGACCGCTTCGGACTGGCCTTCGTCGGCTCGGTCACGGCGCTGGGCGGCGGCACGGTGCGCGACGTGATCCTCGGCCACTACCCGCTGGTGTGGATCGAGCAGCCGGGCTACCTGCTCGTCACCTTTGGCGCGGCCACGCTGTGTTCGTGGATGGTGCGCCACCTGGCGAAGCTGCGCGCGGTGTTCCTGATGGTCGACGCGCTGGGCCTGGCGGCCTTCTCGATCATTGGCAGCGACGTGGCCGCGAGCGTCAGCGGCAATGCCATCGTCATCGTGTTGTCGGGCGTGATCACCGGCGTATGCGGCGGCATGCTGCGCGACCTGCTGTGCAACGAGGTGCCCCTGGTCCTGCGCGAGGAGCTGTATGCCAGCGTGGCGGCGCTCACGGCCACGCTTTACATCGTGATGCAGAAAGTCGGGATGCCGATCGAAATCGCGACGGTCGCGGCGCTGCTCGCCGGCTTCGCGACGCGCATGCTCTCGCTGAAATACGGCTGGCGGATGAAGGCCTTCGATACCTCGGTGCGGGATTGA
- the prpF gene encoding 2-methylaconitate cis-trans isomerase PrpF, translating to MAHVPQIRIPATYLRGGTSKGVFFRLEDLPEVARVPGAARDALLMRVIGSPDPYGKQTDGMGGATSSTSKTVIVSKSTRPDHDVDYLFGQVAIDKAFIDWSGNCGNLSAAVGPFAIAGGLVARERVPDNGVAVVRIWQANIGKTIVAHVPIRDGEVQETGDFELDGVTFPAAEVQLEFMDPAADEDGAGGAMFPTGNLVDDLEVPGIGTLKATMINAGIPTIFVEAEAIGYTGTELQDAINGDEAALQRFETIRAYGALRMGLIRSLDEIAQRQHTPKVAFVARPADYVASSGKPVAAGDVDLLVRAMSMGKLHHAMMGTAAVAIGTAAAIPGTLVNLAAGGGEREAVRFGHPSGTLRVGAQASQAGGEWVVTKAIMSRSARVLMEGAVRVPGDAF from the coding sequence ATGGCACACGTTCCCCAGATCCGGATTCCCGCCACCTACCTGCGCGGCGGCACCAGCAAGGGCGTGTTCTTCCGGCTCGAGGACCTGCCGGAAGTCGCGCGCGTGCCGGGAGCGGCGCGCGACGCCCTGCTGATGCGCGTGATCGGCAGCCCCGATCCCTATGGCAAGCAGACCGACGGAATGGGCGGCGCGACCTCCAGTACCAGCAAGACCGTGATCGTCTCGAAGAGCACGCGGCCCGATCACGACGTCGACTACCTGTTCGGCCAGGTCGCGATCGACAAGGCCTTCATCGACTGGAGCGGCAACTGCGGAAACCTGTCCGCGGCGGTCGGGCCGTTCGCGATCGCGGGCGGGCTGGTGGCGCGCGAGCGCGTGCCCGACAACGGCGTGGCGGTGGTGCGCATCTGGCAGGCGAATATCGGCAAGACCATCGTCGCGCACGTGCCGATCCGCGACGGCGAGGTGCAGGAGACCGGCGATTTCGAACTCGACGGCGTGACCTTCCCGGCCGCCGAGGTCCAGCTCGAGTTCATGGACCCGGCCGCCGACGAGGACGGCGCGGGCGGCGCGATGTTCCCGACCGGGAACCTGGTGGACGACCTGGAGGTGCCCGGCATCGGCACGCTGAAGGCCACCATGATCAACGCCGGGATCCCGACCATCTTCGTCGAGGCCGAGGCGATCGGCTATACCGGTACCGAGCTGCAGGACGCGATCAACGGCGACGAGGCCGCGCTGCAGCGCTTCGAGACGATCCGCGCCTATGGCGCGCTGCGCATGGGCCTGATCCGCTCGCTCGACGAGATCGCGCAGCGCCAGCACACGCCGAAGGTCGCCTTCGTGGCGCGGCCGGCCGATTATGTGGCCTCCAGCGGCAAGCCGGTGGCGGCCGGGGATGTCGACCTGCTGGTGCGCGCGATGTCGATGGGCAAGCTGCATCACGCGATGATGGGCACCGCGGCCGTCGCGATCGGCACCGCCGCCGCGATTCCGGGCACCCTGGTCAATCTCGCGGCCGGCGGCGGCGAGCGCGAGGCGGTGCGCTTCGGGCATCCCTCGGGCACCTTGCGCGTCGGCGCGCAGGCCAGCCAGGCCGGCGGCGAATGGGTGGTCACCAAGGCGATCATGAGCCGCAGCGCGCGCGTGCTGATGGAAGGCGCGGTGCGCGTGCCGGGAGATGCGTTCTGA